GACTTAAACCTCCAGGCTCCTTTCCCCTTAAGacctttttctttgcatttacaCACATGTAATGTAAGGAAACATGGGCCTGATGCCATTTTTACATCAAATGTCCCACTGATGAagctccctgggctcccccagCAGTGTCCCTGGCGTGCATGCATCAGCACATGGAGAGCCACCTCCCCCTCACCAGCAGGTGTGTCAGCACAGATGCTTGAATTTATTCCCTCCTTTCCCTGACGGTGGACACCACTGTTCCTggttccccccaccccgctcaGCATCCTCCTCTGCCTTCTGAGCCTCCGCCTCCCTCCTGTCTTGCGTCCTCTCAGATCTTGCACCCTCCTGCCTGCTGCTGGGCCTCCTCCGGGTCCCCCTgctccccttcctgcctcctttctgGCCTGGGCTGAGAGTGGTCTCCACCCTCTGACTTCCCCTGACTCCCCAGCCTTCCCTTGAGCCCTCGACCCGCTTCTGCCAGGGATTTTCCAGTTGTGCACATAGGTGTGGGGTATGTGTGGATGTGGATCTGTGTACAGACCTGTATGTGTGTATACGCGCTGCCCGTCTGTGTGTGCACGCGTGACCTCCCTGCTTACTgacatctccccacccccaccgcccagTGCCCTGTGCACATCCAGCCACCCAACCAGAAGTCAGCCCTTGTTGAATTAAAATAGGAGCCTGTCAGTTCGCCTTGTGTCCTCATCACCATACTCCCGCTGCAGGGGGTCGCTCTGACCACTGTCTAGGGCCACCCGTATAAGCCACCTGACGCAGCCCTTGGCAGATGAGAGTCTAGAGCACAGAGCTGGAGGGCGCTGCCGCGGGGACGCCTCGGCCAGGTTCGAGCGGTCaccagcaggtggcagcagcagcccAACGGCTCTGTTCGCGGCTGGTTCATTCTTGCTCTCCCGGTGTCCGCAGCAACCTGTCCAGCTTCGCTGTTGAGATCAGGAAAAGCTTGCTGGGACTGGGCCGGGGGGAGCGGTGGACTCGTCCACAGAAATGACGATAAAGCAATAACAACGCTCTCTGAGCACTTGCCGTGTGCCCGACACCATTCTTGGCCCTTTACACAGATTAACTCCTGCCGCGCCGCTCAGTATGCCCATTTGTGTTtgaaggaactgaggcacagagagagaaagtaagtcACTTCTGCAAGCTGGAAGCGGGTGGGTGGATGTGCTGGCAGGCCAGCTCAGGCCGTGCAGCCCCAAAGCCTTCCCCCTCACGCCACTTGCCAGAGGTGGGGTTTGCTCTGGGGTGAGCAGCTGGCGTTACCCTAGGAGGAGACCCCTTAAACTGCAGAATGAGAAGGTTTCTTCCCTGGGGCCACCAATGTTAAAAGAAAACCCCTCAGATCCATTGCCACTAGGGATGGGGGAAAGACCCCTTCCTGCCCCGTGGTGTGAGCAACGGGAGAGGGCCCTTTGCTCCACATATAGACTTGCAAGGAGGCCCCGGTCTTCATCTCTGTGTCCCATTATCAGGCATTTCCAGGTCCGGGGCAGGTGGCTCCCTCCTGGGCCCagtcccctccttcctctctgcctgctgcctTATTACTGATTGACTCACACGTCCATCCATCCAGCATCTGCTGAGCACcggctatgtgccaggcactgttctgggctCTGAGACACAGCagcaaataaaacagacaaaaccccCGTGCTAGCGGGATCGACAGTAAACCCGACAAATCCGTAAGAGACCTAAGTTAGAGCTTAATAttatgagggagaaaaaaacaaaactaagtgaGTGGGGCGTGGTGGTTTTGAATGAGGGGCCCCGCGGAGGTCCTGCAGCGCTGACTCCTCTTGTTATCCTTTCGTGGCTTGATGTTTCCTGACTGTTACCTCTTCCTCCTGTTCTCCAGGTGTGATGGGCTCCCGGGAGGCAGGTTGCATGTGTTCACTGCTCTGTCTTTCCTGTCCCTGGTTCTCTGACCGTGCTCCTGGGCGGCTGCCCTGGAAATGTGCCACACGTGGTGCCAGCGGCCAGTCCCCACACCCAGTCCCAAGTGGGAGAGCGGAAGAGGCTTCCCCTCCAACAGGGGATCCTAGGGGAAGACACCCAGCTCTGCTTCCTTGTGTGGGCCTCAACCTGGGTGAGCCATTCCTCCCAGACACAGAGTTCCTCCCAGCAAGCCCAGGGGCTGGTGGCTGCCCCCACTTTaggaggaggaaattgaggctcagagacatcAGGCGGCCGGCCACCCAAGGTCATTCATGAGAAGGGATGGAGCCTGGTCCCCTAGCCCCTTTGAATGTGGTCCTTCCTCAGGTTGGGAGGAGAGTCCTCCTTATGCTAGGACACTTCCCGCCGCAGGTGACACAAACCCATCTCGGACCCACTTAAGCAAAAAGGGGAAACTCGCAGCTCATCAGCCCAGTCAGGACAGGCTGGGTTTTGCGGTGCTAACAAACAGCCCCCAGCCCTCGGTGGGTTACAACAGGGATTTATCTCTTGGTCACGATACACGTCCATCTTGGGTAAACCAGAGGCTCTGCTCTCTGCATTGCCTCATGCCAGGACCCAGGCTGATGGAGCAGCCACCAACTCATCTGTCACAGTGCCCAGTGGCAGAGAGGAACAACACTCCAGAGGACATCACGACGGTCAGGTACCTGTTCTGGTTCAGAAGTGAGACTTAGCACTTCTGCTGACAACTCCCTGGCTAATcccagggggagaggggagacagaAGACGAAGAGCTGCAAATATTTGGTGAACAGCATAATGACTTCCACACTCGTACCTCAAAAGTCCAGGGGGATATAgtttcaggcatggctggatccaggagcTCAAGAGATATTACCAGAAATCTATCTCCATTCTCAGCTCTGCATTCTTATATGTTGGCCTCCTCCCAGGTGAGCTGTTCTTTCCTGGTGCCCACAACCCCAGGCTAGTCCATCCCTACCACTGAGCAGTCCCAGCAGAAAGAGTGCATGGACCGGTTCAGGTCATGTGTAGGTCTCAGAAccagcgggggggagggggggaggcgtGCGCAGAATGCTCTGTCGGCCACTCCCAGCTGCCCCACAACGATGCTGCACGGACAGAAGCAGCAGGCACCTCATGGGCGTTTGCTAAGACTTTGTTCCCTCTTAACCTTGGTCCCTTTCAGCAGAGCAAGGGGAGGAAGAGCTGCATTTGGTGTCAGGAGACTAGAGTTCATGTTCATGTTCATCTTTAATCTGGTACGTGACCTCAGGCAAGCAAGCCCCTGCCCGTTGTGCCCCTTCACTTCATTTGTCACACGGACAGCCCTGCCCTCTCAGCCCCTGCAGATGGGAGAGAGCTGGCCCAGGAGTAGAACGTGGCTTCCATGCACCTGGCGTTGCTAACAATCCTCCTGACTCTTAGGAGACTCATTAGCAATTCTAGCCTGGACTCTGGGGGGCCAAAGAGCCACCTTCCCCATCTCCAGGCTCTCCCCTCTGTCACACCTCCAGGCCCAGCTCAAGTTCTTCCTTCTGCCCAAAGAGCTGGTGCAGCTAACAACTCTGATTCCTTTTTCAAGGTCCCAACAAACACCACCTCCTCCCTGAAGCCCACCAGCCCCTCCTGATGCCCCTCGGGGCTCCCATGAGTGGCATGCTGGGGCTGGCTCGGATTAGCCAGGAGAGCTGATGACACACATCTCCTCCCAATCACACTTCGAGTTGTCAGGTTGGTAGCTTGGAATGGGCCATGGTGGAAGTGTCTACGCCGTGGAAGGAAAGCACACACAACACACTACAAATAGGGCTTGAGTGCCTTCTACGTGCCgggctggagggagggcagtGAACAAAATAGGGGATGTTGTTGCCCTCACGGAGCATCTGTTTGACTTACGAGCTTGGTATCTAGCAGCTGTTTCCACCCGTCCATCAGCGCTCTCCCTTCTCACCTTTCATtctccatctatccatctgtccgCCCACCAATGCAACCACCGGTCCCTCTGTCAtccacccaccacctcctgcTAATCCACCCTCCCAGGAAGGCCAGCTCTTGCCTCCGTTTTGCACCCTGCAGATGAGCTGAGTCCCCTGCAGAGATGGAAGTGATGGGTACTCATGTCTGGTCCAGGCCAGAGCCCCCCACCAAGCCCCAGGCCTGGCATCAGCGTCCCGGGTGTCCCTTCCCCAGTGCCCTGGCCCAGAGCCCCGTGCACGGAAGAGCTGAGCTCCTTCCCCCAGGGAGCCGGCGGTTCAGGTGGCCTCTGGAACCCACTGCCCCCAAGAGGATGTGGAAACCACAGCACACCTTGGCCCAAGTGTCCCCAGGGTGACGGTGGGGGATGGTGAGAGCTGCTCACTTGTGCAAGAGCTCCCGTGTCAGACTCGAGCTCCCATCTGAGCCTCACTCTGGTCCCAAGTCAACAGCCCCACAGTTGAAACCATCAATGTTCTAGAACTTTCAGCACCAAGGACTCTCTCAGGGACTTCCCCCAaccaccccattttacagatgaatcaCAGTGAGGCTTTTGGCAGGACTGACTTCCACCAACTTGTAGCTCAGACTCACCCAAGAGGAGAGACAAACCAGAGCTTTCTCCTTCAGGTCCTGCCTggcagcctggcctcctgggaGAGATGGGCCCAGGCAGTTCCAGGCCAGGGTGGGGATGCCCCCTGGGGCTCCAAGAGCGAGGGCTGGCTCAATCCGACTCTCTGCCTCCTTGACCCTGCTTCCTGGTCTTGAAAACAAATGCCTGTGAAGGTGAGCACGCTGATAGGGAAGACAGTCTaggttcttgttttgttttgttttgtttttttaagtaggagcTGCATGCAACCTGTTAGCACTGAGGTCTAGCTCCTGTCCAAAGCTGGTGTTCGGTTAGGCACCTTCAAATGTGGCTAAGATGTATTTTCTTAGCTTTTAATTCACATTTGAACAGACTCTCTGGGAAGTcaacaaggggcgcctgggtggctcagttggttaaatgtctgccccagagccctgggatggagcctgcttctcccttttctctccttctgccactgccccttcttgtgctctatctcgctatctctgtctctctctctctgaaataaataaaatcttaaaaaaaatcttcaacagaAACTTAACTGCCCCCTAATTCCTGGGGATGAGCAAATAAGATGCCTAAGGCACTGAGCGTGGGGTCATCGCCGCTgattccttcctgcccctcccccaccacgaGTGCCAAAGGAGgtctcttccccccacccaacGTACCTCAGAACCCCGCACAGGGTCTGGGCACGTACTTGTACCCGAGAAGTATTTATTGGGTGCATAGAGGGAATAACCAAGTGAGCAAcaggaaccagaaaaagaaatcttggctGGTGGGGGCTGTTCCTAAGAGACGGGCTGACTTGAAGCCTGGAAACCCCCCGGGGTGCCCATCTGCAGGACGGGCAGCCCACTGGCGGGCGCCCAAGCCCAGGCTGGTTTctcacccccgcccacctccagcACAAGCCTTGATCTGGGCCCCAGAAGGAAGGAAGCTGCATTTATTGAGGGTCTGCTCTGCTGCAGCCTGTACAGTGGGTGACCTCGCCAATTTCTCCCCAAGGTGCGTCATGCCACCTGCCACCCCAACACCGAGTCCAGACAGGAAACtccagcccagagaggggaagcgGCTTGCCCAAGTTGGCTCAGTTGGGATCCAAGCCTAGGTCCACAGGCCCCCACAAACCTTTCTGCAACCCAGGGTCACAGTGAACTCACCCCaacctcttcccctccccctgagGAATGAAAAGCTCCTGGAGGCAGGATCTGCAGGGCTGGGACTGGTGCCCATCGCAGGTGGTGCCCTGGTCTATGCAGGCCCTGTGGGCAACACTGGACCAGCCTCTCAGCATGTGACCTGGGGGCTGCCCCCTGTCTGgaaaggagggaggcaggcatCGTGTGCACACAGTGCCAGTAACGCACACTTCTCACATTCGTGCACACAGGGAGCTCCTGTAGGCACAGACGCGGGTGGCCTTGGGCACATGGTATCACCACGGGCATGCTCCATGTCCACGGGCACATGTGttgctcacacacacagacacaccggTGTGCACCTGGGTCACACATGCACACTGTCAACCAGGCTCAGGGGCCCTATCTTCACCGCACGGCCCCAGGGACCCCATCTCTGGCTCAGGGCCCAGTGGCTCAACCAGCTCTGGACAGCCCGTCAGCCTCACTCGCTGGCCTGGGGCCCTGGTCCCTCGGGTGGAGGGGCCATGACCACCCACTGGCGGAGGTAGCTCCTGGGGGGCCCTTCATCCCCAGCGCTGGTGAAGTCACACTCCACAGGGCTGCCACAGTCCGAGCCCGCGAAGCCACTGTCGAAAGTGTCCATGTCCAGGCCGGCGGGAGGCGAGCCCGCTTCACTGTCCGACACCCCTCGGGGTGGCCTGCCGCTCCAGGGCGGCCCCGGCGTCCAACCTGCCTCGTCCTCCAGGGGCAGCTGTAGCCTGTCGAGGAGGCTGCCCGGGGGGCCTCCCAGCCCGGCGAGGCCACCGGTTGAGACGCAGCCACAGGATAGGACCGTAGTCCCTGTGTCCAAGAGCGGATCCTCAGTGCCGGAGCCGGGCTCCAGGCTGGCGTCCAAGTTCAGGGCTGGGTAGCCGTCAGCCCCACAGGTGCAGGACCACGCACACGGCCCCTCTGTGTCTGCCACGGTCACCGTGTCAATGGACACAACGCCGTATGGCCGGTCCCTCTCCTGGCTAtaagctgagccacccacgctgccgGCAGTGGAGGGGGCTGGGACCCAGAAGCCCCCCAGCTCGGGCCCCCCGTCGGCTTCCAGCAGGTCCGTGGGCTCCGGCAGCTGCGTGGACTCCAGCCCCTTGCTGGCGCTCTGCGCAGGGCAGCAGTAGTACAGCTCCAGGGAGGAGAGCGCCTCGGGGCTCCGGGGGCCCAGCTCCAGGCTGGAGGCGGTGAAGCGTGCACCCACCCATTTctgtgagggaggaaggggggacgGTCATGACGGGATGGGTGCAAGGAGGGTatggacagacacagagacaccaCGAGGGGAAAAAGAGAGTGCCAGGGGTCAGAACCGTGGTGCGCCCCTATCCAGGGACGCTCCTCACCACTGTCCCTCTGTCCACCTGCAGGAGGAGCCACAGCCCTCCGTAGCCTGTCCGACAATCCATGCTCGGTGGCCTGGGGTCTGCATAGGGCCTGGGTCGGGGGCCAAGATCCTGAGCTTATAGGGACATAGGGGGCGGGAGGGCCTGAGCTCTGGGTGACAGAACCACCACTGGCCCCCTGTTTCATTTCCTCTGGGACAGTCCTTGAAAACTAACATCCTCCTGCTGGTGTCCCCACAAGAGTGGACACTTGGCAGGGGCAGTAGCCTCAACTAATCCTTCTGGTCACAGTCATCCCTGGAGGCTCACAGGGTGCCTCAGTTTGTAGGtacccaataaatgtttattaaccAAATGAACACGAGGAGTCAATCAGTGACAAGCCACTTAGAAAGGCCTCCGGGTGCTTGGTGGGTAAGGGATGTGAGGCGACAGCGGCCCCCACGCCCTCGCTGGCCAGGGGTCCCACTCATGACACAGGTCCCCATCTGACAGTCTCAGGCAGTGAAACCCCCTAAGAACCAGAATCCCCCTCGTTTTGAGCCTAGTGCCTCAGAAAATATCTGAGggtagggacgtctgggtggctcagtggtcgagcatctgccttcagctcagggcgcgatcccggggtcctgggatcgagtcccgcattgagctccctgcatggagctgcttctccctctgcctgtgtctctcatgaataaataaataaaatctttaaaaaaagaaaagaaaacatctcaGGACCCCGATGAGGCCCCCCATCTGCCAGCAGCGCCCACTCCACAGGCTGTAGTGAGGAGCAGATGCGTTCACATCTCTGACGCTCCCCGCAGCGTGCCGGGCACCCGTTCCGTGAGCATCGGGGAAGTAAACACCAGATCGTTGTGGTCTCTGAGCTTCCGAAACGGTACAGAGGAAGCAGGAAAGTCTCTctcccggggagggggggtccaggctgctcccctgctccccgctCTGAGCCTCCGTCTCCCCAGGGTGCCCTGTGGATGATGGAGCAGCCCctccctggggggcggggggcgatcagggtggaaggggcagaaggcagagggcgCTCGGTGCAGGTGCAGCGCCGGGCAGGGCAGACAGCAGGAGCTCAGCCGGGCTCTGGTCCGCGTTTCCTGACATCCAGGCTCGGCTGGAGTGGgcgggctgccccctcccctggccccaccAGTCACCACATCCTCTCTGCGGCGGGCCCTCCCACGCTGGGTGGGTGTTGAGCGGTAAATGGGCACAGACAACCGTGGGTGCCGGCGGGTGATGGGTGGTTGGGGCTCGGCAGGGGCGTAGTTTGCAGGTGGGGCCATCCACACCCTTCCCAGAACCTGCTCCATCTCTACCTCCCTCCCAGGGCTTCTGACAAAGGACCAGGAGGCCGGTGTGTGGCTCCGGCCACCAcccggcccgccccctcccccaaacgACATCCCGGTTGGGAGACGCTGCCTGATTCTGTGTCATTCTTATGCCAGTTCTGCCCCCACCCGGATTATTTCCTGCACTTTGCAGGTGCGGAGAcggaggccaggctggggcctGCAGGGTGCGGCTGGGGTCCTGGGGCGGTGGAGCTCAGCTCCCAGAGGGCAGAGGCTCCGCGGGCGCAGCAGGGGCAGGCGGGCACTCACCTTGAAGTCCCCGCTGTGGCCCACGTAGAGGGGCTGGAAGAACTTCTGCGGGCTGGGCACCTGCCCCCACACCTTCTTCCACAGCCTGGGGGGCGGAGACCAGGTGAGCCCTCACCGTCCCCGCAGGGGGAGCAGCCTGCACCCCCCCAGCTCAGGGGCTCCCCAGCTTTGTCCTGCAGGAGACTCGGCCCCTCCCAAAGCTCACCCATgcacctccctcccaccccactgccccagggcctcagtttccacatcccTAAAATGGGGGCAGCAAGTCTGGTGAGGGTGCCTGGGGGTTGAGTGCTTGGCTGCCTGTTCCGTGCTGAGCCTCAACTTCCTCCTCTACAACTGAGGATGAGCAGACAGCCAGTTCCACGGGGCGTCTGCACAGCACCCCAGGACCTCGACAGCGCGACAGCGCGACAGCGCCCCGTGATACTCATTATCATTCGGATCGCTCTCCGTCCCCCTCTAGCCTCTCTGCCTCCGTCTTTGCCAAAACCTCTGAATGAAGATGAACAAATTGTGCtgatcccctcccctccccttcccccaccccaccccacacacccccCTCCCAGGGCTCAGCAAACCCTCACTGCAGCGCTTGCCTCCAGGGGAGCTTTAGGTTATCATTTTAATCAGTGGCAACATTCAGCAGAAACCCGGTATATAAATGGATGAAAGCAAGAGCCCTGGTTGGAGCAGAAGGGCGGGGGTGGCAGGGTGTGGACGATCACACCAACCCTTTGCCACCACCAccgcccccaccccgtgcccctTGGGACGCAAAGCATAAAATTCGCTGGACAAGATCATAGCCCAGGTCCCTGTCCTGAGCACGGGCTCAAAATCTACTGCCTCACTTCAGAGCCGCGCGGCCTCGGGCAAGCTCTCTGAAAGCTCCGCAGCCCTTGGCCTTCCCCTGTCGCCCAGGGGAGGGGAGTACCAGATGTCCTGCTCATGAGGTTGGGTAAACAGGAGCTGTTTCCCATTATCAGTGTCTCGACGCCAGGTTGTGTTCCCCcaaccctgggcagccccagagAGGCTTGTGGCCCAGCCCCACccgctccctgcctccctgcctccctggcctcacCTCCAAGGCAGGTGGATCTTCAGGCCTAAGAAGACGAGGATGGGGAGTATGATGACCAGGAGGAGGTAGAGCAGGTACGTGTGCTGGCTTCCCTTTATCTCTGGGAGGGAACAGACACTGGGTAACGTGGAACCAACCTCTAACCAGACGCCACGTGGGGCGGGTGCAGTGGGCACGGGGTCCGGGCAGGTGCCTTGCAGTGAGGTGGTCTGGGttcctgctcccacccccaccccaggcaagCGACACTCCAACCCTCTGGGCCTCCGTGTTCCCACCCGCAAAATGGAGATGGTCGTGCACAGAGTTAGGAGGAGCAGCAAGCGCCCGCCGGGAGTCACGCCTACCTTCCGGCTGGGTGTGAAAGGTGACGGAGTCACTCCACTCGCTCCAGGTCCCCTGGAAGTTGGAGCCGGGCTGGGGCCCTGCGCGCACCTGGAGCTCGTAGCTCGAGTCACCCTGGAACTccaaggggaggagagagacgCTTCTCGAGTCCACGGAGATCAGCTTTCTCCCCGGGCTCTGCCGGCACAGGGAGAGGACGCACGGGTCAGGACCAGCCAGGCCAGCCCCGCCTCCAGCAGAAGCACCACGAAGGGGCCGAGCGTCCCCTGCCACAGGACCCAGGCTCAGCTTGAGTCGCGGCCACTCGGGTGTGGGCGGTTCAGAGCCACGGGCGCCGCCTGAACCTCGTTTCTCTCTGACCGACCCCAGCTCTCCCCTCACTGTCCCGGCTGGGGCCCTGCCCTGCGAGGACCTGGATGGTCCCGGGAGCAGGATGGCCCCTCCTGGGAATCTTTAACCGGCAGCATTCCAGACAGCGGACACTTTGTGGACTGTCCCTCTGTGCACCTTCTCAAGAGCGGGCATTTCTGGAAGCCTTCGACCGCAGGCATCTCAGCCGTGGATACCTCTGGAAGTCTTCCACAGGGGACGTTCCAAACAGCCGCATGTATGAAATGCTTCAACTGGGCCCGCCCTGAAGGATGGATCATTCTAGAAGTCTTTGGCCACGACTGTTCTGAATTGGAGGCCATTGGGGAACTCTCCACTGCTCTAAACAggaggctggggatccctgggtggctcagcgctttagcgcctgcctttggtccagggtgaaatcctggagtcccaggatcgagtcccacatcaagctccctgcggggagcctgcttctccctctgcctgtgtctctgcctctctctctctctccctctctgtctcttatgaataaataaaatcttaaaaaaaaaaaaaaaacaacaaggagGCTTCTAGAAGCCTTCAGCTTGGAAACAGTGGTCCCTCTAACACTGGACCGTCTTCACCTGGATCTCTTCACCTGTGACCGTTCTAAGGCAGGTGGGAAGGCTCCAGATCGCCCCATTTCTGAAACTTGGTCTACTGCGACTGTTCTGGACTCCAGGTGGAATCTGAGGAAGTGACACCCCCTTCCTCTCTGGCAAGCTGATCCAGGAAccaggggcaggaaggaaagaCTTTTAAGGGGCCTCCTACCCCCAGGCGTGGGAGGGTGGACAGCTAGGGAaggtgcaggggggcggggggcttccACCCTCCGTGGATCCTTGGTTCCATTCTCCACTCTGAGTCACCAGCTCACCCGTGTCTCCGACCCCCCCTCCGCACCACCAGCGCCCCGGATGCTCAGCACTGCACGCCGtctctcaccccctccccaccaggtcTCCCGGAGCCTCACCAGAGCCCAGGAGCGCCCCTGCTTCCTGTACCGTAGCTCATACTGCAGCTTGCCCTTCAGCGGGTAGGAATTGTAACTGGAGCTCCAGGAGATGTTATAATGTCCCGAGAAGGTCACAGTCACGTTGAAAGGGGGGGATGGCTTGACTTGAAGGAAAAAGCCAGAAAGATAAGGAGTGAGATGGGGCAGCCGCTGAGAAGGATGTGGTGGCAGGAAATGCCCCTACGCCCCGACCCCCTGGATCAGAACCCGGGAGGGACTCTGGGCGAGGTAGCCGCCTTCTCCAAGCCTCGGTTGGCTCATCGGAGAAATGAGAAGTTGAGACCACACTGGACCTGCAGCCCtacaggggcagggctggggggtgtAACAGAAGTGGGTGAAGCAGGTTTGGGGTCTGAGGACGCGTAAAAGGGATGCCACCACTCAGGCTGGGCGGGACAGCAGACCAGGGTAGCCAGAGAAGAGCAACCTGGAATCCCAAATAGGGAGAAGCTCTCTCAAACATTAAAGTTAGctcgaggggtgcctgggtggctcagtgggtgaagcatctgccttcagctcaggtcacgatcctggggtcctgggatggaaccccgcatccggctccctgctcaggggggagtctgcttctccctctgcctctgcccctccccacctcttctgctctctctctctctctctgtcgtgtgcatgctctttcaaataaattaattaattaaaaatattttaaaaaaccaataaattTAGCTACTAATCGAAAAACTGGCTAAGCAACATGTAGGCCAGAGGCACTGTTTCTGCATTTCTGTTCTAAACAATGACATCATTTTCTTTCAGAGGCAGCTTCCCCCAGAAGCCAAAAGGTGCTGATTAGCATAAATGCTAATGAGCtttctttaatattaattaatgctAACGACAAACGCCAGCCCTCCTGAGCTCTCTGCAGGGTCTGCAGAGCAGAGCACTCCGACCCTCCTCACTGGCCACGTGTGACTTGGTGTGAGGGTTCTCCCAGACTTCTGGAAAGTGCAAGAGCGGAGGCCTGAGTCACATCACCACACCCTCCTGGGTGCTTCCCAGGCAAAGGTCAAAGTCAGGCCTCCCGTTCTGCTCTATCCCAAACTTGTTTCGTGAATAGGATACGACATGTTATATGTCTCCATTTCCTCTCTTGTAAAAGGGTACCAGCTCCTCTTTCATGGGGTGACAATTCTCGGGGACCAGCTCAGTAGCAGGAGGTCCCTTCGAGGAGAGAGAAGTGACAGGTTCTTGGCCCCCCCAATCCCAccctctccttcttccacctTATTTGCCAACATCTAACATTTTCCGCATTTC
This DNA window, taken from Canis lupus familiaris isolate Mischka breed German Shepherd chromosome 6, alternate assembly UU_Cfam_GSD_1.0, whole genome shotgun sequence, encodes the following:
- the IL21R gene encoding interleukin-21 receptor, whose amino-acid sequence is MLCGGAAALFLLMLQGAWGCLDLVCYTDYFQTVTCTLETGTVHPSNLTLTWQDPYGELEDEVTSCSLQRSTHNATHAKYMCHMDVFHFMADDIFSVNVTDQPGNYSQECGSFVLAKSIKPSPPFNVTVTFSGHYNISWSSSYNSYPLKGKLQYELRYRKQGRSWALSPGRKLISVDSRSVSLLPLEFQGDSSYELQVRAGPQPGSNFQGTWSEWSDSVTFHTQPEEIKGSQHTYLLYLLLVIILPILVFLGLKIHLPWRLWKKVWGQVPSPQKFFQPLYVGHSGDFKKWVGARFTASSLELGPRSPEALSSLELYYCCPAQSASKGLESTQLPEPTDLLEADGGPELGGFWVPAPSTAGSVGGSAYSQERDRPYGVVSIDTVTVADTEGPCAWSCTCGADGYPALNLDASLEPGSGTEDPLLDTGTTVLSCGCVSTGGLAGLGGPPGSLLDRLQLPLEDEAGWTPGPPWSGRPPRGVSDSEAGSPPAGLDMDTFDSGFAGSDCGSPVECDFTSAGDEGPPRSYLRQWVVMAPPPEGPGPQASE